One genomic window of Rhinolophus ferrumequinum isolate MPI-CBG mRhiFer1 chromosome 23, mRhiFer1_v1.p, whole genome shotgun sequence includes the following:
- the SDCBP2 gene encoding syntenin-2, with translation MSALYPSLEDLKVDQTIQAQARVAPRMPSLPVQDTAASQPSVLYPNLAELENYMGLSLSSQEVQQNLPQILERASTPVSDPSPGQVVAPVSGNSVGTRRAEIKPGVREIHLCKDERGKTGLRLRAIDKGLFVQLVQANTPASLVGLRFGDQILQIDGRDCAGWSTDKAHRAVKKASAEKIVMVVRDRPFQRTVTMHKDSTGHVGFVIKKGKVVSVVKGSSAARNGLLTNHYVCEVNGQNVIGLKDKEVTEILAMAGNVVTLTVIPTVIYEHMVKKLSPTLLHHTMDHSIPDV, from the exons ATGTCAGCCCTGTACCCATCTCTGGAGGACCTGAAGGTGGACCAGACCATTCAG GCGCAGGCCCGCGTCGCACCCAGGATGCCCTCCCTGCCAGTCCAGGACACAGCTGCCTCCCAGCCTTCAG TTTTGTACCCAAACCTGGCAGAATTGGAAAATTACATGGGTCTTTCCCTCTCCAGCCAAGAAGTCCAACAGAACCTGCCTCAGATTCTAGAACGTGCCAGT ACGCCGGTCTCGGACCCTTCGCCAGGCCAGGTGGTGGCGCCGGTGTCGGGGAACAGCGTGGGCACACGGCGTGCCGAGATCAAGCCCGGGGTGCGCGAGATCCACCTGTGCAAGGACGAGCGTGGCAAGACTGGGCTGCGGCTGCGGGCCATCGacaag GGGCTCTTTGTGCAGCTGGTCCAGGCCAATACCCCTGCGTCCCTCGTGGGGCTGCGCTTTGGGGACCAGATCTTGCAGATTGATGGGCGTGACTGTGCCGGGTGGAGCACAGACAAAGCCCACCGGGCGGTGAAGAAGGCATCGGCGGAGAAGATCGTCATGGTGGTTCGGGACAG ACCATTCCAGCGGACTGTCACCATGCACAAGGACAGCACGGGCCACGTTGGCTTTGTCATCAAGAAGGGAAAGGTGGTCTCTGTGGTCAAAGGGAGTTCTGCGGCCCGCAACGGGCTCCTCACCAACCACTACGTGTGTGAAGTGAATGGGCAGAATGTCATCGGGCTGAAG GATAAAGAAGTCACAGAGATTCTGGCCATGGCCGGGAATGTCGTCACCCTGACCGTCATCCCCACTGTGATCTACGAGCACATGGTCAAAAA GTTGTCCCCGACTCTGCTCCACCACACCATGGACCACTCCATTCCAGATGTCTGA